A single genomic interval of Alteromonas sp. CI.11.F.A3 harbors:
- a CDS encoding anhydro-N-acetylmuramic acid kinase encodes MAKYIGLMSGTSMDGVDAVLCDITANKCQTLHAVSISYPANLLSLLHSLCTPSPNELNAMATADRLVAEGFAQAVNVLLSETQLSSNDITAIGSHGQTIRHFPQGIELQNDIEQKGFTCQIGDPNTLAVLTGIDVIADFRRKDIALGGQGAPLVPAYHNAIFAHDIQPRVLVNIGGIANISVLAAKQNTIAPLGYDTGPGNTLMDAWVKLHLNKPYDDKGQWANTGKVSDDLLTKLLSDSYFHQTAPKSTGREYFNIAWLTSYLDTLASSQASTLPPQDVQATLLALTATSIADEINKQKMPIGAQVIVCGGGAFNPVLMQRIANLLPSYQVSDSHSINIHPQHVEGAAFAWLAFAHRNSIPGNVPAVTGASREAVLGVFCPAN; translated from the coding sequence ATGGCAAAGTACATTGGCCTTATGTCAGGAACTAGCATGGACGGCGTTGACGCCGTCCTTTGCGATATCACTGCCAATAAGTGCCAAACCTTACATGCGGTATCTATTTCTTATCCAGCCAATCTACTTTCTTTACTTCATTCACTTTGCACACCTTCTCCTAACGAACTCAATGCTATGGCAACCGCCGATAGGTTGGTGGCCGAAGGCTTTGCACAAGCCGTAAATGTGTTGCTATCAGAAACTCAGCTTTCATCAAACGATATCACCGCAATTGGCTCTCATGGACAAACCATAAGGCACTTTCCGCAGGGAATCGAACTTCAAAACGACATAGAACAAAAAGGTTTTACGTGTCAGATTGGCGACCCTAATACTCTTGCCGTGTTAACAGGTATTGATGTTATTGCTGATTTTAGGCGTAAAGATATTGCTCTTGGCGGCCAAGGTGCGCCCTTAGTTCCAGCCTACCATAATGCTATCTTCGCGCACGATATCCAGCCAAGAGTGTTGGTTAACATTGGCGGTATTGCGAACATTTCAGTATTAGCAGCAAAACAAAATACTATTGCTCCTCTTGGCTATGATACTGGCCCAGGCAATACCCTAATGGATGCGTGGGTTAAGCTGCATTTGAATAAGCCCTATGATGACAAGGGGCAATGGGCTAATACCGGTAAAGTAAGTGATGACTTATTAACAAAGTTACTTTCAGATAGTTATTTTCATCAAACCGCGCCGAAGAGCACTGGCAGAGAATATTTTAATATAGCATGGTTAACGTCTTATCTTGATACGCTCGCCAGTTCACAAGCCAGTACACTTCCCCCTCAAGATGTGCAAGCGACACTACTAGCGCTAACAGCAACAAGCATTGCCGATGAGATTAACAAGCAAAAAATGCCTATAGGCGCACAAGTCATCGTTTGTGGGGGCGGTGCCTTTAACCCTGTATTGATGCAACGCATAGCCAACTTATTGCCAAGTTATCAAGTGAGTGACAGCCACAGTATCAATATTCACCCCCAACACGTTGAAGGGGCCGCATTTGCGTGGCTCGCTTTTGCACATCGAAATAGTATTCCAGGCAACGTACCAGCTGTTACCGGCGCTTCGCGAGAGGCTGTATTGGGTGTTTTTTGCCCTGCAAACTAA
- the tyrS gene encoding tyrosine--tRNA ligase has translation MKDWQTALAEIKRGTDEILPEEDLIEKLKSGKTLTIKAGFDPTAPDLHLGHTVLINKLRTFQQLGHTVVFLIGDFTGLIGDPTGKNVTRKPLNKEQVLENAQTYQEQVFKILDPELTQIRFNSEWMDQLGAAGMIKLAASQTVARMLERDDFKKRYNNGQPIAIHEFLYPLVQGWDSVALKSDVELGGTDQRFNLLMGRELQKEQGIKPQSIVMVPLLEGLDGVQKMSKSLNNYIGITDAPNDMFGKVMSISDDLMWRYYDLLSFRPLEEIAELKQRVENGENPRDIKILLAKEIIARFHDDAAAEGAHQDFIQRFQKNAIPDEMPEFEIALGEEGIAIGNLLKETKLVGSTSDAMRMIKQGAVKINGDKVEDTRLVLTEAGENVYQVGKRKFARITLA, from the coding sequence ATGAAAGACTGGCAAACAGCGCTAGCTGAAATTAAACGGGGAACGGATGAAATTCTCCCCGAAGAGGATTTAATTGAGAAATTAAAATCCGGCAAAACCCTAACCATTAAAGCGGGTTTTGATCCTACTGCGCCTGATCTTCATCTTGGTCACACTGTTTTGATCAATAAACTGCGTACCTTTCAGCAGTTAGGCCATACCGTTGTTTTTCTTATTGGGGATTTTACTGGCCTGATTGGCGATCCTACAGGGAAAAATGTGACACGCAAGCCCTTAAATAAAGAACAGGTATTAGAAAACGCGCAAACGTATCAAGAACAAGTGTTCAAAATTCTTGATCCTGAACTGACTCAAATTCGCTTTAACTCAGAGTGGATGGATCAGTTAGGCGCTGCGGGCATGATTAAACTAGCTGCCAGCCAAACGGTTGCACGTATGCTTGAGCGTGATGATTTCAAAAAGCGTTACAACAATGGCCAACCTATCGCGATACACGAATTTTTGTATCCACTCGTGCAAGGTTGGGATTCAGTAGCGCTTAAATCTGATGTTGAGTTAGGCGGTACCGATCAACGCTTTAATTTGCTAATGGGCCGCGAGCTTCAAAAAGAGCAAGGTATCAAGCCACAGTCTATTGTGATGGTGCCGTTACTTGAGGGCCTAGATGGCGTTCAAAAAATGTCTAAGTCATTAAATAACTATATTGGTATTACTGATGCGCCAAACGATATGTTTGGTAAAGTGATGTCGATTTCAGATGACTTGATGTGGCGTTATTACGACCTACTAAGTTTCCGTCCGCTTGAAGAAATTGCTGAACTTAAACAGCGTGTTGAAAACGGTGAAAACCCACGTGATATTAAGATATTGCTAGCGAAAGAAATTATCGCTCGTTTCCACGACGATGCGGCAGCAGAAGGCGCGCACCAAGACTTCATTCAGCGTTTCCAGAAAAATGCTATTCCGGATGAAATGCCAGAGTTTGAAATTGCACTTGGCGAAGAAGGTATTGCGATTGGTAACTTATTAAAAGAAACCAAGCTAGTAGGCTCAACGTCTGACGCTATGCGTATGATTAAGCAAGGTGCAGTTAAGATTAACGGCGATAAAGTAGAAGATACTCGTCTTGTACTGACCGAAGCTGGCGAAAACGTTTATCAAGTGGGTAAACGTAAATTTGCGAGAATTACGTTAGCCTAG
- a CDS encoding extracellular solute-binding protein gives MNNWSGSINSNIISLFSIFLILFGSYTFSLGVYADQRNTITLATSEASPFSSAHDPKQGYVNEVIHLTFEKMGYIPKIEFFPHARAIYLADGGQVEGVFPLRDSTARVEGMIYSDAIRGGSINYLIHNSRNIQSLLNAELGDSIKQFNSLGLSRLGVLRGAQLPSSLREAENVDVLLAKSLPTLLDMLDRGRVDFIYIDEYSAKQTITNHRPHLSQKFKFIKSLRKSNPHFLGISKKLPNAPQIMARFNQALASLEADGTIDTILKRYGIFLEPDNVVRERGLIVGAPNINGIETAIRYLNDSGTPFSEQKIQWRVMEESILRKHLQGDFAVNETQFDLVMLGNFEVPIWARNGWLLPFSDPPSNYDMKDIVPIAKHSNTYEGEVYGLPFVGETTLTFYRKDLLQNADISLPKQMTYKNLSAIAMEIQDPKSQLYGVGLRTKVGWGQNMALIGTMVNTYGGSWFDEDMKPLLTSRSWERAIKDYVSIEVNNGPPGEYDLGWKDNQQLFADGKLAFFVDASSLGGYILDPSSSKVSENVGVTYAPIGTTPKGAQWFWSWNFAIPHLSQNKEIAQELAYWLTSKAFITSVKGKYGYYAAPAGTRHSTYSDSYISAIPYASYEYNALLATELDNINIPTTGSQFVPIPEFTALGYLVGVQINLAVKRQITIQEALKTAQHQSEAVMRRAGYYQN, from the coding sequence ATGAATAATTGGTCTGGTTCTATTAACTCCAATATCATCAGTCTTTTTTCGATATTTTTGATTCTATTTGGAAGCTATACGTTTTCGCTTGGCGTTTACGCCGATCAACGAAACACAATTACTTTAGCCACCTCAGAAGCGAGTCCATTCAGTAGCGCGCACGACCCTAAACAAGGGTACGTAAACGAGGTCATTCACCTTACATTTGAAAAAATGGGCTACATCCCCAAAATTGAATTCTTTCCGCATGCTAGAGCGATATATCTCGCCGACGGCGGACAAGTTGAAGGTGTTTTTCCGCTTCGCGATAGCACAGCACGTGTTGAGGGGATGATATATTCCGATGCTATCCGTGGTGGGAGCATCAACTATCTTATCCATAACAGTCGAAACATTCAGAGCTTATTAAACGCCGAATTAGGCGATTCGATTAAACAATTCAATAGCTTAGGTCTTTCCCGTCTTGGGGTTTTACGCGGCGCACAGTTGCCGTCGAGTCTTCGTGAGGCTGAAAATGTCGATGTACTTTTAGCCAAATCATTACCGACATTGTTAGATATGTTAGATAGGGGGCGAGTTGATTTCATTTATATCGATGAGTACAGCGCAAAACAAACAATAACTAATCATCGTCCCCATTTATCACAGAAATTTAAATTCATTAAATCGCTTAGGAAAAGTAATCCCCATTTCTTAGGGATATCTAAAAAACTACCCAACGCCCCACAAATTATGGCGCGTTTCAATCAAGCATTGGCTTCTCTAGAAGCTGATGGAACTATCGATACAATATTAAAGCGATACGGTATTTTCCTCGAGCCGGATAATGTTGTTAGGGAAAGAGGATTAATAGTTGGAGCGCCTAATATTAATGGTATTGAAACCGCTATTAGATACTTGAATGACAGTGGTACGCCTTTTTCAGAGCAAAAAATTCAGTGGCGTGTCATGGAGGAGAGCATACTAAGAAAGCACCTTCAGGGAGATTTTGCAGTTAACGAAACACAGTTTGACTTGGTAATGCTAGGTAATTTCGAAGTGCCTATTTGGGCTAGAAATGGTTGGTTGTTACCTTTCTCCGATCCGCCCTCGAACTACGATATGAAAGATATTGTACCCATCGCAAAGCATTCAAATACGTACGAAGGTGAGGTCTATGGTTTACCGTTTGTAGGAGAAACAACGCTGACCTTTTACCGAAAAGATCTGTTGCAGAACGCTGATATTAGTTTGCCCAAGCAGATGACTTATAAAAACCTAAGTGCCATAGCTATGGAAATTCAAGATCCCAAATCGCAACTGTATGGTGTAGGGCTGCGCACAAAAGTAGGTTGGGGACAAAATATGGCATTAATTGGCACCATGGTAAATACGTACGGTGGAAGCTGGTTTGATGAAGATATGAAGCCGTTGCTTACTTCTAGGTCGTGGGAGCGAGCAATCAAGGACTATGTTTCAATCGAGGTAAACAACGGTCCGCCAGGTGAATACGATTTAGGGTGGAAAGATAACCAGCAACTCTTTGCTGACGGAAAATTAGCATTCTTTGTTGATGCATCATCATTAGGTGGCTACATCCTAGATCCTTCTTCCTCGAAGGTTTCGGAGAATGTCGGTGTGACTTATGCGCCAATAGGAACAACACCAAAAGGAGCACAATGGTTTTGGTCGTGGAATTTCGCTATACCTCATTTATCTCAAAATAAAGAAATAGCACAGGAATTAGCTTATTGGTTAACGTCTAAAGCGTTTATAACTTCGGTTAAAGGTAAGTATGGTTATTACGCAGCGCCAGCTGGCACTCGTCATTCAACCTACAGTGACAGCTATATAAGCGCTATTCCTTATGCTAGCTATGAATACAACGCATTGCTAGCGACTGAGCTTGATAATATTAATATCCCCACGACTGGAAGCCAGTTTGTTCCAATCCCTGAATTTACGGCACTCGGTTACCTAGTGGGAGTACAGATAAATTTAGCAGTGAAGCGGCAAATTACTATTCAAGAGGCATTAAAAACAGCGCAACACCAATCTGAAGCTGTAATGAGGCGCGCTGGTTATTATCAAAACTAA
- a CDS encoding OapA family protein → MRIKLDALKALNIFKQLPKQHRTGLAIASMFLGGLILLPSDTVEASRHQDALVLDTGIRYPLDLNIMPSTDVFSIEEESNWQTYKVRSGDTLAKLFKRAGFTSRDVYNVTQAGDLAKTLVTLLPGDELSFKINNDGTFGELKYKLSSTETLFIRPDPTSEDNSLTADLEKRDVDIRYNFAQGEIHSSFWNAGATAGLTSNQIMNLAGIFGWDIDFATEIRSGDTFNVVFEEQYIDGEFVGYGDIVAAEFTNQGEDFSAILHEDGTYYTPEGRSMRKSFLRAPINFRYVSSNFSKARFHPVQKRWKAHRGTDYVAAVGTPVMAAGDGKVIKSAYDKYNGHHVFVQHGEKYTTKYLHFKKRAVKVGDTVKQGQTIGYLGSTGLASGPHVHYEFLVDGVHRNPRTVSLPKALPIAAEEREAFMDIAHVRQQQLNNNKRIMLAMK, encoded by the coding sequence ATGAGAATCAAACTAGACGCCCTAAAGGCGCTAAACATATTTAAACAATTGCCAAAGCAACACCGAACAGGATTAGCTATTGCTAGTATGTTTTTAGGTGGGCTTATTCTTTTGCCGTCTGACACGGTAGAAGCGAGTCGTCATCAAGACGCTTTGGTACTTGATACCGGTATTCGTTACCCTCTCGATTTGAACATTATGCCGTCAACCGACGTGTTTTCAATTGAAGAAGAGTCGAACTGGCAAACCTATAAAGTTCGCAGCGGCGATACCCTTGCAAAACTGTTTAAGCGTGCGGGTTTTACCTCTCGTGACGTTTACAATGTTACTCAAGCTGGTGACCTTGCTAAAACACTGGTGACCTTATTACCTGGTGATGAGCTTTCGTTTAAAATTAATAACGACGGTACCTTTGGTGAGCTTAAATATAAGCTTTCTTCTACCGAAACCTTATTCATTCGCCCCGACCCCACCAGCGAAGATAATAGTTTAACGGCCGATCTTGAAAAACGTGACGTTGATATTCGCTATAACTTTGCACAAGGTGAAATTCATTCAAGCTTTTGGAATGCTGGGGCAACGGCGGGATTAACCAGCAATCAAATTATGAACCTTGCGGGTATTTTTGGCTGGGATATCGATTTTGCGACAGAAATTCGTTCAGGCGATACCTTCAATGTGGTGTTTGAAGAACAATACATCGATGGTGAGTTCGTAGGCTATGGCGACATAGTCGCCGCAGAATTTACTAACCAAGGTGAAGACTTTAGCGCTATCTTGCATGAAGATGGTACTTACTACACGCCTGAAGGCAGAAGTATGCGTAAGAGCTTCTTACGCGCGCCAATTAATTTTAGGTACGTGAGCTCTAACTTCTCCAAAGCACGTTTCCACCCTGTGCAAAAACGCTGGAAAGCACACCGTGGTACTGATTACGTAGCTGCAGTTGGTACGCCAGTGATGGCGGCGGGTGATGGTAAAGTCATTAAGTCAGCGTACGACAAATACAATGGTCACCATGTATTTGTTCAACACGGTGAAAAATATACCACTAAGTATCTGCACTTTAAAAAACGTGCAGTGAAAGTAGGCGACACGGTAAAACAGGGTCAAACTATTGGTTATTTAGGTAGCACTGGCTTGGCGTCTGGCCCGCACGTGCACTATGAATTCTTGGTAGACGGCGTACACCGTAACCCTCGCACTGTTTCGCTGCCAAAAGCATTACCTATTGCCGCTGAAGAGCGTGAAGCATTCATGGACATTGCCCATGTACGTCAACAGCAGCTTAATAACAACAAACGCATAATGCTTGCAATGAAATAG